From a region of the Zingiber officinale cultivar Zhangliang chromosome 4B, Zo_v1.1, whole genome shotgun sequence genome:
- the LOC121975029 gene encoding eukaryotic translation initiation factor 5A-2-like isoform X1, with amino-acid sequence MSDEEHHFESKADAGASKTYPQQAGTIRKNGYIVIKGRPCKVVEVSTSKTGKHGHAKCHFVGIDIFNAKKLEDIVPSSHNCDVPHVTRTDYQLIDISEDGFVRLKLNVINLVVFIVLSILDPFHYTQLSLLTENGNTKDDLRLPTDENLLSQIKDGFAEGKDLVVTVMSAMGEEQICALKDIGPK; translated from the exons ATGTCGGATGAAGAGCACCATTTCGAATCGAAGGCCGATGCCGGTGCTTCCAAGACTTATCCGCAGCAGGCCGGGACAATCCGGAAAAATGGTTATATCGTCATCAAGGGGCGACCATGCAAG GTTgtagaagtttccacctccaagACAGGAAAACATGGTCATGCTAAATGTCACTTTGTTGGCATTGATATATTCAATGCAAAGAAACTTGAAGATATTGTCCCATCTTCTCACAACTGTGAT GTACCCCATGTCACTCGCACTGACTATCAGCTGATTGATATTTCTGAAGATGGATTTGTAAGACTAAAACTTAATGTTATTAATTTAGTTGTTTTTATTGTTCTTAGTATTCTCGATCCCTTTCATTACACTCAGCTGAGTCTGCTGACTGAAAATGGTAATACAAAGGATGATCTGAGACTTCCAACTGAtgaaaatcttctttctcag ATCAAAGATGGCTTTGCTGAAGGAAAAGATCTGGTAGTGACTGTAATGTCTGCAATGGGCGAAGAACAGATCTGTGCACTCAAGGACATTGGCCCTAAGTAG
- the LOC121975029 gene encoding eukaryotic translation initiation factor 5A-like isoform X2, whose amino-acid sequence MSDEEHHFESKADAGASKTYPQQAGTIRKNGYIVIKGRPCKVVEVSTSKTGKHGHAKCHFVGIDIFNAKKLEDIVPSSHNCDVPHVTRTDYQLIDISEDGFLSLLTENGNTKDDLRLPTDENLLSQIKDGFAEGKDLVVTVMSAMGEEQICALKDIGPK is encoded by the exons ATGTCGGATGAAGAGCACCATTTCGAATCGAAGGCCGATGCCGGTGCTTCCAAGACTTATCCGCAGCAGGCCGGGACAATCCGGAAAAATGGTTATATCGTCATCAAGGGGCGACCATGCAAG GTTgtagaagtttccacctccaagACAGGAAAACATGGTCATGCTAAATGTCACTTTGTTGGCATTGATATATTCAATGCAAAGAAACTTGAAGATATTGTCCCATCTTCTCACAACTGTGAT GTACCCCATGTCACTCGCACTGACTATCAGCTGATTGATATTTCTGAAGATGGATTT CTGAGTCTGCTGACTGAAAATGGTAATACAAAGGATGATCTGAGACTTCCAACTGAtgaaaatcttctttctcag ATCAAAGATGGCTTTGCTGAAGGAAAAGATCTGGTAGTGACTGTAATGTCTGCAATGGGCGAAGAACAGATCTGTGCACTCAAGGACATTGGCCCTAAGTAG